A portion of the Leptospira mtsangambouensis genome contains these proteins:
- a CDS encoding type II toxin-antitoxin system death-on-curing family toxin — protein MLDDTIFLSIEDVILIHKNQIELYGGAAEIRDHGLLESAINQPMTTFDGVSLHPSLFDKAAAYLFYLCKNHPFLDGNKRVALASSLVFLDINGYDILDPNEILYDFVIGVAEGKFKLEEIKKTLESLAQLNI, from the coding sequence ATGCTGGATGATACTATCTTCCTCTCTATTGAGGACGTAATTCTTATACATAAAAATCAAATTGAATTGTATGGCGGAGCTGCTGAAATCCGAGATCATGGACTCTTAGAATCGGCAATTAACCAACCAATGACTACTTTTGATGGTGTAAGTTTACATCCGTCTCTATTTGATAAAGCTGCCGCGTACTTATTTTATCTCTGTAAAAATCATCCTTTTTTAGATGGAAACAAAAGAGTAGCATTAGCTTCTTCACTAGTCTTTCTCGATATTAATGGATATGATATCCTTGATCCGAATGAAATTTTGTATGACTTCGTCATCGGTGTCGCAGAAGGAAAATTCAAATTAGAAGAGATTAAGAAAACTTTAGAATCTCTAGCACAGCTTAATATCTAG
- a CDS encoding class I SAM-dependent methyltransferase — MTIISDSSAVNEDRILPQHQAVLTLLQTHLSDPQVSEYQWLDIACGQGQIIKYLDSNLDEKYRSKINFTAFEGDATYLKIVKEKAKALSLLKYNEKIGEIADFETLFPSLGNFNFITLINVVHELPPKLLASLLINILNRLTENGILYIFDMETLNPLELGAIPWKKHEIIEIIKTFYIEIETPSYIPEVSQWKFKSTQGWSYTLQRRHIKISHEEILKNKQRIITNVEKQIEKQIQIKFEMTKNILTAHTETDSETSEDKKHIYTSLYDFWALHKALGEK; from the coding sequence ATGACCATTATTTCAGACTCTTCCGCCGTTAATGAAGATAGAATATTACCTCAACACCAAGCAGTACTCACTCTTCTTCAGACTCATCTTTCAGATCCTCAGGTAAGTGAATATCAATGGCTTGATATAGCTTGCGGTCAAGGACAAATAATAAAATACTTAGATAGTAATTTGGATGAAAAATATAGATCGAAAATAAATTTTACTGCCTTTGAAGGCGATGCTACATACTTAAAAATAGTGAAAGAAAAAGCAAAAGCATTATCATTATTGAAATACAATGAAAAAATTGGTGAAATAGCAGATTTCGAAACACTCTTTCCTTCACTCGGGAATTTCAATTTCATTACGCTAATAAATGTTGTTCATGAATTGCCTCCAAAGCTTTTAGCTTCATTACTAATAAATATTCTCAATAGACTCACGGAGAATGGTATATTATATATATTCGATATGGAAACACTAAATCCATTAGAACTCGGTGCCATTCCTTGGAAGAAACATGAAATTATCGAAATTATCAAGACATTCTATATCGAAATTGAAACTCCATCTTATATCCCAGAGGTTTCACAATGGAAATTTAAATCAACACAAGGCTGGAGTTATACACTCCAAAGAAGACATATAAAAATCTCACATGAAGAAATATTGAAAAATAAACAGCGGATTATTACAAATGTAGAAAAACAAATCGAAAAGCAAATTCAAATAAAATTTGAAATGACTAAAAATATACTCACTGCTCATACAGAAACAGATTCAGAAACCTCCGAGGATAAAAAGCATATATATACATCTCTATACGATTTTTGGGCGCTACATAAAGCCTTGGGAGAAAAATAA
- a CDS encoding HNH endonuclease: MKICYICNNEIKEQNQSKEHILPNSIGGRLKSFDLLCNTCNSDFGATSDAEFAKQFNFICNILNIDREDGKPQPIIVEKIKTGEKFKVTSDGKFQLKDPKVVQKVTGEKVSIKITARTIKEGKNILEGLKKNYPKLNVEKFLNQAISVEEEFIEPIHAELSIGGKEIFPSILKTALNYYIYKTQNIEPVKKAIEQLKIYNLDLVEPIIPEFSLYDIETSDINHSIFIHGNQKEKRLYAIVEYFNIYHYIVKLSDEYCGEDISLLYVYDIFSKKEVPKKIKFNYLPSFIFQYTYPNSEPKSHFLQERVDRVMKIAEKRNFDNLVSRIFRSAWKNTVDKLIPQGEPITDEALRLLISEVVGKLSKYIFPKKSRN, encoded by the coding sequence ATGAAAATCTGCTATATTTGCAATAATGAAATAAAAGAACAAAATCAATCAAAAGAACATATCCTTCCGAATTCAATCGGAGGAAGACTAAAATCATTTGATTTATTATGTAATACATGCAATTCAGATTTCGGAGCCACATCTGATGCAGAATTCGCTAAACAATTCAATTTTATATGTAATATCTTGAATATTGATAGAGAAGATGGCAAACCACAACCAATCATTGTTGAAAAGATTAAAACGGGAGAGAAATTTAAAGTCACATCAGACGGTAAATTTCAATTAAAAGATCCTAAAGTTGTTCAAAAAGTAACAGGAGAAAAGGTTAGTATAAAAATTACTGCAAGAACCATAAAAGAAGGTAAAAATATTCTAGAAGGCCTAAAAAAGAATTATCCAAAATTAAACGTAGAAAAATTTCTAAATCAAGCAATTAGCGTAGAGGAAGAGTTCATAGAACCTATACACGCAGAACTTTCCATTGGTGGAAAAGAAATATTCCCATCTATTCTAAAAACAGCATTAAACTATTACATCTATAAAACTCAAAACATAGAACCAGTCAAAAAAGCAATTGAACAGTTAAAAATATATAACCTAGATTTAGTTGAACCAATAATACCTGAATTTTCCCTTTATGATATAGAAACATCGGATATAAACCACAGTATCTTTATTCATGGTAATCAAAAAGAAAAAAGGTTATATGCAATAGTTGAGTATTTCAATATCTACCACTATATAGTAAAATTAAGTGATGAATACTGTGGTGAAGATATTTCATTACTTTATGTTTATGATATTTTCTCAAAAAAAGAAGTTCCAAAAAAAATCAAATTTAATTACCTTCCAAGCTTCATCTTTCAATATACATATCCGAATTCAGAACCAAAATCTCATTTTCTTCAAGAGAGAGTAGATAGAGTAATGAAGATTGCAGAAAAAAGAAATTTTGACAATTTAGTTTCCCGAATCTTTAGATCAGCATGGAAAAATACCGTTGATAAATTAATACCACAAGGCGAACCAATAACAGATGAAGCATTGAGATTATTAATCTCTGAAGTAGTTGGAAAACTTTCAAAATATATTTTTCCCAAAAAAAGCAGAAATTAA
- a CDS encoding DUF433 domain-containing protein, with protein sequence MDYKARLTSSPEVLLGKPVIKNTRIAVDFILERLGEGMSIEHILEAYPSIEREDILACISYSSDVISRESLLAS encoded by the coding sequence ATGGATTACAAAGCTAGATTAACATCATCACCGGAAGTTTTACTTGGGAAGCCAGTGATTAAAAATACTAGAATCGCAGTTGATTTCATTCTGGAAAGACTCGGCGAAGGAATGTCAATTGAACATATTCTAGAAGCTTATCCGTCAATTGAGAGAGAAGATATTCTTGCATGTATCTCTTATTCAAGTGATGTAATTAGCAGAGAAAGCTTACTTGCAAGTTAA
- a CDS encoding type II toxin-antitoxin system VapC family toxin, with protein MRFLLDTHALLWVIGDSKQLSKKITTIVQDQENQIFVSVISLWEISLKFRLGKLKLSGFKPEDIPKLLEKLNITIIELNQEEASSYHNLKEDFHKDPFDRMLIWQCITRKLTFISKDSEIKKYKISGLKTIWS; from the coding sequence ATGAGATTCCTTTTAGATACTCATGCTTTGCTTTGGGTCATCGGTGATTCAAAACAATTAAGTAAAAAAATCACTACAATAGTTCAAGATCAAGAAAATCAAATTTTCGTTAGTGTAATTTCGTTATGGGAAATTTCCTTAAAATTCAGACTAGGTAAACTAAAACTTTCTGGATTTAAACCAGAGGATATTCCAAAACTTCTCGAAAAATTAAACATAACCATAATTGAACTGAATCAGGAAGAAGCTTCTTCCTACCATAACTTAAAGGAAGATTTTCATAAGGATCCATTTGATCGAATGTTAATTTGGCAATGTATTACAAGAAAACTAACTTTTATTTCTAAAGATTCGGAAATAAAGAAATATAAAATATCTGGATTAAAAACTATTTGGTCTTAG
- a CDS encoding type II toxin-antitoxin system Phd/YefM family antitoxin translates to MKSYAVGELKSHFSEVLEYVKKGEKVAILFGKNKKTIAMIVPINQKTDAKRKIGILDGKVKISFDKEFSISEEEFLNI, encoded by the coding sequence ATGAAATCTTATGCCGTTGGCGAACTTAAATCCCACTTTTCCGAAGTTCTTGAATATGTTAAAAAAGGAGAGAAAGTTGCCATTCTTTTTGGAAAAAACAAAAAAACTATCGCTATGATTGTTCCTATTAACCAAAAAACTGATGCTAAGAGAAAAATTGGCATTCTTGATGGAAAAGTTAAAATTTCTTTTGATAAGGAATTTTCCATTTCAGAAGAAGAATTCCTAAACATTTAA
- a CDS encoding DUF5615 family PIN-like protein, whose protein sequence is MQVKILADENVDFRLIKLLRNSGHSVFSVQEEHKGISDIQVINLAISLKAVILTLDKDFGEWVFSHKEYSNGIIFLRYSPNEYNEIFNALNFLLQKTSDEIYGKFIVLSKNKIRIRDIHL, encoded by the coding sequence TTGCAAGTTAAAATACTTGCAGACGAAAATGTCGATTTTCGTTTAATAAAACTTCTAAGAAACTCTGGACACTCGGTTTTCTCAGTTCAGGAAGAACATAAAGGTATTTCTGATATTCAAGTTATTAACCTAGCAATCTCACTAAAAGCAGTCATTCTAACATTAGACAAAGATTTTGGAGAATGGGTCTTTTCACATAAAGAATACTCAAATGGAATTATATTCCTTCGTTATAGCCCAAATGAATACAATGAAATCTTTAATGCCTTAAATTTTCTTCTTCAGAAAACTTCTGATGAAATATATGGAAAGTTTATCGTACTTTCTAAAAACAAAATCAGAATAAGAGATATTCACTTATAA
- a CDS encoding HigA family addiction module antitoxin, with the protein MKRLANIHPGQILSEEFLTPLKITAYRLAKETGIPQTRISQILLYKRSVSADTAIRLSKFFGTTPQFWLGLQNDYDLEEEMLKKQKEFNGIHNYKDLAIAS; encoded by the coding sequence ATGAAACGTTTAGCAAACATACATCCCGGACAAATACTATCGGAAGAGTTTCTTACTCCATTAAAAATTACTGCCTATCGACTGGCAAAGGAAACCGGTATTCCACAAACAAGAATCAGTCAAATTCTACTCTATAAAAGATCCGTTTCTGCTGATACGGCAATACGCTTATCAAAATTTTTTGGAACTACTCCTCAATTCTGGCTTGGTTTACAAAATGATTATGATCTGGAAGAAGAAATGTTGAAAAAGCAAAAAGAATTTAACGGAATTCACAATTATAAAGATTTAGCAATAGCTTCTTAA
- a CDS encoding AbrB/MazE/SpoVT family DNA-binding domain-containing protein, whose product MLKKLVQHGNSSALVIEKPILELLKIDQNSTLEVTTDGKSLIIKPIEKSISKSLEKINKAHGKTLKKLAQ is encoded by the coding sequence ATGTTAAAAAAACTTGTGCAACATGGGAACAGCTCCGCTTTAGTTATCGAGAAACCTATTCTTGAACTACTAAAAATTGACCAAAACTCTACTCTTGAAGTTACTACTGACGGGAAATCATTGATCATCAAACCTATAGAAAAAAGTATTTCTAAATCTCTTGAAAAGATTAATAAAGCTCACGGTAAAACACTCAAAAAACTAGCTCAATAA
- a CDS encoding type II toxin-antitoxin system RelE/ParE family toxin, whose amino-acid sequence MIIGFADKKTEKVWKGEFSKDLPTEVQNQGRKKLRMINNAHNIEDLKVPPGNKLELLKGDRKGQHSIRINDQWRICFNWDGNNASLVEIVDYH is encoded by the coding sequence GTGATCATAGGTTTTGCCGACAAAAAAACTGAAAAAGTTTGGAAAGGTGAGTTTTCTAAAGATCTACCAACAGAAGTTCAGAATCAAGGCAGAAAAAAGCTTAGGATGATTAATAATGCTCATAATATTGAAGACCTTAAAGTTCCACCAGGCAATAAGTTAGAACTTCTAAAAGGTGACAGAAAAGGTCAGCATAGTATTCGAATCAATGATCAATGGCGTATCTGTTTTAACTGGGACGGAAATAACGCTTCTTTAGTAGAAATTGTTGATTACCATTAA
- a CDS encoding restriction endonuclease, with the protein MKSIYFSNSQNIHQTDNFINIIKNELEYIGYKTTTSIKESNFEETLEETTETLIRNCSIMISMYQKSNNFVHFELGMAYALRKPIVLITEDEFEIPEFLSNTSVIILNKMNFEDVFGTLNKIIGQIEVNIQDSRIIEANEFFLSKHKGEKKEFENLTPQELEEIFFEIFECLSFSPKKFNSLNDNRFDFKLENYEKYDNAIVEIKKYNYQSKISISQIEQFYGVVMANNAQFGIYITSSQYTASALNFAEKLREKVKLYTLATFYEEYKDKLKKYCV; encoded by the coding sequence ATGAAATCAATATACTTTTCAAATTCACAAAACATTCATCAAACGGATAATTTCATCAATATTATTAAAAATGAATTAGAATACATAGGTTATAAAACAACAACGTCAATTAAAGAATCAAACTTTGAAGAAACGTTAGAAGAAACTACCGAAACCCTGATTCGCAACTGCAGTATTATGATTTCAATGTATCAAAAGAGTAATAATTTTGTTCATTTTGAATTAGGAATGGCCTACGCATTACGCAAACCGATCGTTCTAATAACTGAGGATGAATTTGAAATACCAGAGTTTTTGTCCAATACATCTGTCATAATATTAAACAAAATGAATTTTGAAGATGTTTTTGGTACTTTAAACAAAATAATTGGCCAAATTGAGGTCAATATACAAGACAGTAGAATAATAGAAGCAAATGAATTTTTCCTTTCAAAACACAAAGGAGAAAAAAAGGAGTTTGAGAATCTAACTCCACAGGAGTTAGAAGAGATATTCTTTGAGATTTTTGAATGCTTATCTTTCTCTCCTAAGAAATTTAATAGTTTAAACGATAATCGCTTTGATTTTAAATTAGAAAATTACGAAAAGTATGATAATGCGATTGTCGAAATAAAAAAATACAATTACCAATCAAAAATTTCGATCAGTCAAATCGAACAATTTTATGGAGTAGTCATGGCAAACAATGCTCAATTTGGTATTTATATAACTTCTAGTCAGTATACAGCGTCCGCATTAAATTTTGCAGAAAAACTAAGAGAAAAAGTAAAGTTATACACACTAGCAACATTCTATGAAGAATATAAAGACAAATTAAAAAAATACTGCGTATAA